The Medicago truncatula cultivar Jemalong A17 chromosome 7, MtrunA17r5.0-ANR, whole genome shotgun sequence genome includes the window TTAGGATTTTTGGGGGGTGGAGGACCCATTGAGTTCGTCATTGCAGCTCGCAGAATTGAAGAGAAACTACAACGACAATGGTGTGAACTTTGCTATGAAAGGACCCTGTTACCATTCTTTGCAATTTAGTTTGTAAACTTTCTTtctttacaaacaaaaaaaaaagtttgtaaaCTTGAAAGATATTACAATATcaaatcctctttcttttttgtcaTGTTTAAATCCCTCAATTTAATTcctacaaaattaaattaaactatttttatttttatttgttaaatatgtttttagtctatacaaaattattagtttttaagtttaatctatataaaaaaaattattcactttTGGTGTCTATTTGCATTTATATGGACTATTTTGaagactatttatttattttttagtttttaaaatatggattattcttataaattataaaattatgaagaactaaaattacaattaaaatttgggaacttctacggtacactcacaaagtGATGTGTATCGGTACTCTCGCTTCGTAAATTTacaaattaacgatcatttttcatgtaagaaataaatatttttcaatatttatattttatagaacatcatttcgtaagaaaaaacatcatttcattgtttataagaatcatattaatttttttacataatatcGTAAAGAATAATCGATGTTCTCCATCataagtgataaaaattcaaaaaaaaattaattttattttgttgacacttttgatgaataagatttagttattataattataagtgataaaaaaaaacaatatttttcttcaaaaacaactcatttaactattaatttaaagagtgagtttaccggtacactcaaatatattgggtgtaccatagaatttgccttaaaattttagaaggattaaacttttaaaaactatgattttatagggacaaaaacatattcaatcttgattttttatttacatgatTTAAGTTGTGTATCTTAAGAATTAGCTACCGTTGTTTTTCAGAAATCAAATTAAACACATAAATTTGAagtcttaaaaatatttttggtgttTCAAATTAGTTTTTGGGTTCAGCTTGGTCTTTTCCCATTAAAATTATTGGTCAAAGTCAACCAAGCATATGTTGGACATATGACATAAAGTTTTAAGATCTCATCAATAAGAATTTCACTCAATCAAAAAGTGAGTAATTGAGTAGGTgtttaaaaaatggaaaaaaattcaTGTACACCCTTTTAAACCATACACACATTACACCACTGCAAACGTGGCAAATTTTCTTTTGTCTTGTTCCAAcccaacaataaaataagaagaaaataaaaaacagaaaattggttttctttctctctttctttctccttcaccaACGAGCATCACAACTTCTTCCTCCCTCACAACCACCCCCTCCGTCATCTTCTTTGCCAACTTCGACGGCAAAACCACCACAAACTCCACCTTTTCTTCCACATCACGACGTCGACCCACTCTTCTCCCTCACACCGGCGACCACATCAGCCACGCTACCGACGACCTCCCTTCGTCCTCCTCCTTTCGTTTTGTTCAGATCTGACTGTCTCTTTCGTATTCGTTCTTGTCGCCGTCGCCATCTCttgtttttcaaaatctatGTCTCTGTTGTTCGAAATCTGTATAAAAGGTTGTTGCTGATTGTATTTTGGAGAAGAGTAGAACATAAACGTAGGAGAGAACAGGTGATGACGGCGACGACGAGACGTTGGTGGTGAGTATTAAGAGCgacaatgatgatgatgtgaTTTGAAGTTCCAGACGGCGGAAAACGTTGGTGGGGGGCCATCGGTGGTGGCCAGTGGGGGAGAAGAAGACTGAGAAGAGAGTGAGAAAGTTGCAGAGTTGATTGGACAAAATTGCccctcttttctttttaaatagacAAAATTGCCCtcattgaaattaataaaaaaatgccaCACAAGGGATGTAGATGGGGGTTTTTCACATAGGGATGTTTGTGTATCATTGTTCTTAAAAAATAGAGTTCCCAATCCCAACACTATTACTATAATAGTaatatcttttatttgattatgcaCTTAAATATTCTATCGTgcacaacaattattttttgtcaGCTCATCAAATTTAAGGCTAAATTGCATCCCCATAACTTTCACAAATTGACGATTTTATCGTCCAAACTTTAAAAATGACACTTTCTGTGCCTCCAACTTTAACTCCTTTTACAAAAGTAATAACacattgtcctcgtgagcttagctcaattggtaaagataatacataatatatgcaaagttcgGGATTCGAatcctgaccaaaaaaaaaaaaaagtgacaacAATCCAACTTACAGCTACAAGTATTAGCAAAATGAATAAGATGGTAAATGATTCGAAATGCACTCCAATTATGTTTGAAAGTTAATTGAAATTTACATTAAATATAACCTGAAACTAATCCTCCACTACACAGTATTTAGcttttttctactttttaatTCCAACACAAATTATACCTTTCACCTCAAATTTTATCAGGTTCCTGAGTTTAGTAAGTTCTGGAAGAATTTCCACTAATTTATTCATGTGATAGGGTATAATTTCTTGTACGTTTCAAATACAACCATCAAAGCAAAGGGTTGTGCAACATATTAAAGCAGTATACCTAAGGGCTCAATAGTTTACCCTTAGCAACCCTCCCATTTTGCTTCCTTACAATAAAATCAAAGCACCTAAGGGCCAACAAAAAGTGACCAGTATTACCAAACTCTTTaagcatataaatataatattatcaaTATCAGCAATATTGTTACCAGCTTTGAAGAGACAGTGAAGCACCTCCTCTGCAGCATTGCTGTGAACATGTTTGTTTCGTGTTACCCTTGGCATTCCAGAGTGCATTTTAGCTGCAACAACAGGTGCAGACTTTAAGGAAGAAGACCAACGGTTTTTATGCCGTTTATGACTATTGTGGTGATTGTGATTTCGATTGTTTTCAGCAGGTCTTGGAGCAGGGACTAAGGAGTAGTTTGGTGGAGGAGTTGGTGTAGAAGTCATTGTGgaaaaaaagagagaacaaTGGTTTGTGTTGGTATTAAGTGAATGCTTTATTGCACTAATCAATGTGTTTTTTTGGCTTGAGTTGCAACAATGTAAAGTGAAGGTTGAGAATGGAAGGAGAGGGCTTTTGAGTTGTGTTTGTGTGAAGAAAATGGTTAAAGATGAATGGGAATTTATAGGAAATATATGCATGCATTATGCTTTAATTTTGATTGTATTAtatttaggaaaaaataaaatcctttttgatataaataattttaattgattgatatGTAAAATTACtttgcattaaaaaaatcagctaaaaaatatttttgttttggaagcATTTTTCATTGCCAATCTAAAAAGCATTATTATTCATTTCGTGCGAAGAAAGATATTCGTATTAAAATAGTATTGTTTTCAAAATTGAACTTATATATTTggaattttaagataaattttaagataactTCGTATCATATTACGATTTCCGCGTGATtgcatttgaaaatatttttacatttataGGAAAACTTTACAACTTTCTTTTTGACAGATGTCGTAATTCATTTGTGGTTCATAGACACAAAACTATTCATTTCGTGTTGAGAAAGACAACTATAATAAAGATATACACTATATTGTTTACAAATTAGGtttatgcatttttaatttgatgatttagataatattataacaaaaaatttgtaACTATATTCTTGACCTTCAATGATTCATAACTTTTGAGATTATTCTTTGTGCTGCGAAAGACAATATCATATTTTCTTTGACAGGAGAAAGACAATAAAATTaagatatttattatattatttactaaataaaattatgacTTGTGAACTAAATGTctaaattgatgaattatggataaaataaaattagatataTGCTGGGTTGATAGAAGACCTTTAGAGGAACTTGTTGGTGAGCTTgtgaaaaacaattttattagtGTTAGACTAACATATGCAATTTACATGTGAACAAGACAAGAACATGACAGTGTGAATGATACTTATAATGATTAGGATGCACCTTAGGTTATGGAAGGTATTGCTAAGTATAATCCTTCTATTTTGAAAACGACTCATATTGAGGCTTTTGATGCTGTTGTGAATGAACTTGATGCTCAGAATGTTATGTTTTGCTTGTTAATCATGTTAGTGAGCCTAAGTTGTGTTGtaatgatgataatgataatgaatcTTTCATGATAGACATTTTGATCCTCAAGAATGGATTCATGGACTTACTTTGGCTATCAATTGCATTTGAATGGACATCATATATATCCGGTATATGTATATTGCTTGAAAATTTGGGGCACGAAAACTGACCCATGGGTGAACGCGCACTCGGGACAAAATTGCGGTTTTTTAAGTATTTGTCTTAAAATCAAAACAAGTCGAGTCATAATTTTCAACCATCACTATATctaatgaataaaaataacaagaaaaaaaattataaataacttgCGGAACAAgtctaagaaagaaaaaaaatggcaccaaaattcaaattctgggcaccaacgtgagttaagtcacgttgcCCTTCAAATCGTACTTTTGGGCGTTTTGGAGGTGAAGAGGGAAAGAAGTGTGTGTTTGAAGTGTGGAGGTGCTGAGAATTGCCTAAAACAAGTAATGCAtcgcaacgtgagttaactcacgttggctTTATACCTACTGGCTTTATACCtacatgacttaagtcacgtagtGTTAAACGAGAGTTAACTCACATTGGATATCccgaacgtgagttaactcacgctggggTTGATAATACACTTACTTTCTATTAGAAATAGCCATGAGTGGtctagctcaactgacaaatgccgaaattgcaagtCCGGACATCGTGatccgggttcgaacccaggACCTCACATTTACGTGTGAGTTTAATTTtagtggattaccacttcatctaagaccaaaaaaaaaaaaaacagagaaatacCCATGAGTGATTGGCTTGTCTCTGTCTAAAGTCGAAAGTATACTTTTTGCACTTTGTTTGGAATTTTGTCATAGATGACCTGATGATTTGCACTTGTATTCATGAcataatgattttatttttttaatttgtcacTTGAATAATATTTCAGACTCTTTAGTGAGTCATTGCTAGTAACAGAAAAAAAGTTTAgacatttttataataatatctgGAATCTCTACCTCAAGATTATCACAGAAATTTTAATTATCATAGTTTCTAAAGAACGAAAAACAAGTTCTTGCTAAAGCTTTAGAATTGGAACAAGAAAACTGAGAGGACCATGTTCCAGTTGACTCATATTGTTCCAATTTGAACAACCatgacataatatatattagCAATGGCGAATTTTTTTTGCAGGCCGATGACAGCGTGAAATAGAGTTAAAAAACCATACGaagtaaacaaaatttattcatgTCATCAAGCTATGCATCACAATTCACAAGTGAAAACTCTTCACACCTTGAAGGGTTGAAGAGGTAACTCCAATCATGTGCACAAACATAGATGAGAAAAAATTACACCAAAGTCTAGTATCATGGTTCATGGAAGAATCAACTCTAGGTTACACAACAAATCCTAAGAGCACTAAAAACATTATGACCCTTCTTCAGTTTGAGCTAGTTCAACCAATCCTAATCTTCACTATCTGAATCTATATTACAACATTACGTCATATGGAAAATCATGCATGTGATGGAGCAGCAGCTTGAGAATGATTTAGGACATCATACAGAACAAGCAGATTGAAAATGCTGGGTTGTCTCAGCCAAGTAGCCAACAAATTTCCAGGAGAATAATACCTTCCCAAATTACCCTCAGCAATCCTAAAGGGTGACCCCATTCCATTAAGGAGTGCCTCGACAGCCCTTTTCAAAGTTCCGTCACCCATCACTTTGCTGTGCTTTCCCCAACCAGTTAAGATGCtgcaaaacaaattaaaattaaaattatgatcAACAGTTTAATCCTCTCATTAATACAATCGaaggaaaataaaatcttaGGTGAAAAAGATCCATACGTCACAATCTTAGGCAGTTCAGAGCCTTCAAATAAAGTACTATGCATATTGAGCAACCATGAATGAACCATTGCACAAGCAGCACCACAAGACATCAGATGCAGATCCAGACAAGAAATTGACCATTCACCTTTCCACACATTTCGGCGTCTCCCTTCGGTTACAACCATTTCAGCTCCGCGTCTCTGAtgtgaaaatcaaatttattacaACCAAAATAGAAAATGAGTGAATTTCTTACAATACTAACAGATGCAAAACTAGCAAATTTCTAATGGCTGGACTTTACCTGACCAAACTGCCACAGCATATCTGTGAGGGCGTTATAGAAGGCGGATGCAGTTGAAGAATCCATACGCCTCATTTCATCAAACAGAGTTTGAGCCTGAAACCATACTTGTTCTCTATAACCCATCAACAATCCATGCGTTACACCATAGACCTGGTTATCAAACAGGCGAAGTGCACCTAACAGCATTGAAGCGTCCTCAAATGAATTGCAACGACTGCATCAAAATGGATCAAGTACAAGCTTTGAGATTGGTTGTATATTCATTacaaaatatgtatgatttaagataatcgaaagaaaaaaattgtcagTATTTACCTGCAAGCATTCAAAATGGCTGAAAATGTGACAACATTTGGTTTAATGTTCAGCTCATGCATTTTTTGGAAGAGCCACAATATGCAGTGTTGGTCTTGTCGTCCCTTCCTATCCTTCTCTCTATGACCAGCTTTTTCAGCAGCAAGCTGCTCGAACATTTTCAAGATCCGGTCATCCCCTGTCTTATTCTGAAAAGCACCATCGATAAGCATAGAAGACAATTGTTCAGTTGGATACTCAACGGCTTGTGAAGAACCATGAACCCCATATTCCAGAGTTGGCGATTGTCTGGAGGCATCAATTATGGAGTTGAAAGTGACAACATTTGGCTTGATTCCTTTCTCTATCATTGCAATAAGCAACATAATAGAAGACTCCACTAAACCATTTTTGCATAGTGAATCTATAATTGAAGTATAAAAGACAACATCAACCTCCAATTGTGCcttcttgaaatctttataaACATCCATTGCTTCCTGAAACATTCCTCCTTTAGTGTAAACATCAATCATTGTAGAGTAAGTTAGCGTATTTGGATATATGTTCCAAGCCTTCATCTCTTCAAATAGTCTTCTAACTTCATCATACATGCCATACCTGCCGTATCCGGACAAAAGTGCATTATAAGTTACAACATCTCTTTTCATTCCACAACTCTCCATCTCTTTGCATTGACCAATGGCTTCATCAAACCTACCGAGCTTCGCATAGATTCCGACCATTGTGTTATAGGACACTCTATCAACAGAAATAGATCGAAGCTTCATTTCTTCGTACAAATTTAGGGCATCTTCCAAGAGGTTAGCCTTGGCACAACCATCTATCATTGTGCTATAAGTCACAACAGTTGGCCAAACTCTCCTGGAAGACATTTCTTCCAAGACCCTCCTAGCCAAATCTATTTGGCCGCCCTTACACAATGTGTCCAAATAAGTGTTATAAGTAAAGGCATCGCGAACAATACCCTTTTGATCCATTTCACTCAATAACTTCTGAGCCGTTTCCCACATGCCCTTCGAGGCGCAGACAGAAAGCAGTGAATTGTAAGTAAGCCTATCTGGCACAATGCCTTCAGCTAGCATTTCATCAAAAAACTTAACAACTACATCAAAATCCACCTCCCCTTTAGCCCCCGCATCAATTAACGAATTATACGAAATTAAATTAGGATAAACACCCCAGCTTCTCATGGACCTAAACAAATCTACAGCATCACTGAAGTGCCCATTACGGCCATAAGCACTAATCATAGCCGAAAAGGAATACACAGTGTTTCCATGCCCTTCAAGCCTAGCACTTTCAAACAATCTCAAAGCATGATTAATCTCCCCTAACCTACCAAGAGTACCAATCATAGTACTAACTAACTTACCCTTAGCAATCCTCCCATTTTGCTtccatataataaaatcaaaacactTAGTCGCCAACAAAAAATGACCAGTATTACCAAACTCTTTAAgcatataaatataatcttcAACCTCCCATAACTCAGATTCATATGCAATCAAAACATTATCAATAGCCGCAATATTGTTACCAGCATTGAATAGATAACTAAGTGCCTCGTCAGCCGCAGCACTGTGAGCATGTTTGTTTGGAGTCACCCTCGGCATTCCAGAATGCATCTTGGCCGCGAACCGCGTTGATCTCCTCCCAGAAAATTCCGGAGCCAACCTTGATTGCCTGCCTTCAAGTAAAGAACCTAATGTGGAGGCTCTGCCACTGCCATTGCCTCTGCCAGTAGCAGCAGCATTGCTACTACCAGCAGCAGCAGATAAAGGTGCAGACTTTGAGTTGGAATAGTGTCTATGACGTTTATGGTGATTTTGGCGACGTTGTCTCGGTGCAGAAGGGAGTGAAGAGTAGTTTGGTGGAGGGGTTGGTGTAGAAGAAGCCATTGCAGAAAAACTAAAAGATGAAAAAACTCAAAAGGGTATCTAAAATCAATAACAAGTTTTCAACTTGATGATCTAGGTTCGATACTCTGACACAAAGTGAAGAACTCTTGGCAAAAGGGtatataaaatcaacaaaaaggaggGAACTTTTTGCTTGATTGATCAAGAATCAACAAAAGGGTATTTAAATTCAACAGAAAGGAGGGAAAAGAGAGAGGTTTTGGGTATTTAAAATCAATGAAATTattggttttctttgtttttcacTTCTGGGTTTTGAGGTTTGATAATCGGATAAGATCGTATATTTTCAGGTTCCCGCTTCCCTATGCCCTAGTGAAGTTCCCCGGTTCCTTGTACCCTGGTTTAGTAAGTAAAGTTTTCATGGTTtgaattgaataattaaatttctAATTACACCTTATGTATTTTTggttaacatttaaatttatttaatgttttttttttttaccaaacctaaatttatttcaaattttaagttaaTATCAAAACTctcattttcatataaaaatgcTCAAAACTCTTTGATATGTATACATAAAAAGACTACTAACTAATTGATACTACTCCTTTACCCTCTTCTTTTCAAAAACTCGTATCCTTTTTTAAAACCAACATATTATCCATTTATTGATGGAGACCACAACTAGGTCTAGATGGAAGTTATGAGCATTACGTTCATGCATAACTTCCATACCAAGGTTAACACGGTCAACAATATCAGCCCAGGTGTTAATTACACAACCT containing:
- the LOC11420621 gene encoding pentatricopeptide repeat-containing protein At2g31400, chloroplastic → MASSTPTPPPNYSSLPSAPRQRRQNHHKRHRHYSNSKSAPLSAAAGSSNAAATGRGNGSGRASTLGSLLEGRQSRLAPEFSGRRSTRFAAKMHSGMPRVTPNKHAHSAAADEALSYLFNAGNNIAAIDNVLIAYESELWEVEDYIYMLKEFGNTGHFLLATKCFDFIIWKQNGRIAKGKLVSTMIGTLGRLGEINHALRLFESARLEGHGNTVYSFSAMISAYGRNGHFSDAVDLFRSMRSWGVYPNLISYNSLIDAGAKGEVDFDVVVKFFDEMLAEGIVPDRLTYNSLLSVCASKGMWETAQKLLSEMDQKGIVRDAFTYNTYLDTLCKGGQIDLARRVLEEMSSRRVWPTVVTYSTMIDGCAKANLLEDALNLYEEMKLRSISVDRVSYNTMVGIYAKLGRFDEAIGQCKEMESCGMKRDVVTYNALLSGYGRYGMYDEVRRLFEEMKAWNIYPNTLTYSTMIDVYTKGGMFQEAMDVYKDFKKAQLEVDVVFYTSIIDSLCKNGLVESSIMLLIAMIEKGIKPNVVTFNSIIDASRQSPTLEYGVHGSSQAVEYPTEQLSSMLIDGAFQNKTGDDRILKMFEQLAAEKAGHREKDRKGRQDQHCILWLFQKMHELNIKPNVVTFSAILNACSRCNSFEDASMLLGALRLFDNQVYGVTHGLLMGYREQVWFQAQTLFDEMRRMDSSTASAFYNALTDMLWQFGQRRGAEMVVTEGRRRNVWKGEWSISCLDLHLMSCGAACAMVHSWLLNMHSTLFEGSELPKIVTILTGWGKHSKVMGDGTLKRAVEALLNGMGSPFRIAEGNLGRYYSPGNLLATWLRQPSIFNLLVLYDVLNHSQAAAPSHA